One window of Trichomycterus rosablanca isolate fTriRos1 chromosome 2, fTriRos1.hap1, whole genome shotgun sequence genomic DNA carries:
- the chst12a gene encoding carbohydrate sulfotransferase 12 yields MEHSLSKPDKMAKSRLFRIFLILGSVFMILLIIIYWDDVGATHFYLQTTISGLYSSHLPPERHAASKQKLEDDKDGSFLSDIDAFVNQFLEGTSDPTEQVRVETPTGETHNQTSDKPEERFVPRREWKIHLSPIAVEKKQRQDNRKHMIRDLCSSNSSLDFPGKNRTFDDIPNKELDHLIVDDRHGIVYCYVPKVACTNWKRIMIVLSESLLINGAPYQDPLDIPVELIHNSSVHFTFNKFWKRYGKFSRHLMKIKLKKYTKFLFIRDPFVRLISAYRNKFELENEDFYRRFAVVMLKRYGNYSDPPASVVDAFAAGIRPTFSNFIQYLLDPNTEKEMPFNEHWRQMHRLCHPCQINYDFVGKLETLDEDAEHLLRILRVDNIVEFPPSHHNRTVSSWEQDWFASIPFESRKQLYQLYEPDFRLFGYPKPEKLLHE; encoded by the coding sequence ATGGAACATTCCCTGTCCAAACCAGACAAAATGGCCAAGTCGAGGCTGTTTCGAATTTTCCTAATTCTGGGTTCTGTCTTCATGATTCTGCTAATCATTATCTACTGGGATGATGTTGGAGCCACCCATTTCTACCTGCAAACAACCATCTCTGGCCTTTATTCTTCACACCTTCCCCCAGAGAGACACGCTGCTTCAAAACAGAAACTGGAGGACGACAAGGATGGCTCATTCCTGTCTGATATTGATGCTTTTGTTAACCAGTTTTTGGAAGGCACGTCTGATCCTACTGAGCAGGTAAGAGTAGAAACTCCAACTGGAGAGACTCACAACCAGACCTCAGATAAACCTGAGGAAAGATTTGTCCCCAGACGTGAGTGGAAGATTCACCTTTCTCCAATAGCTGTAGAAAAGAAACAAAGACAGGATAACAGGAAGCATATGATCCGTGATCTCTGCAGCAGCAACAGCAGCTTGGACTTTCCGGGAAAGAACAGGACGTTTGATGACATCCCTAACAAAGAGTTGGACCATTTAATTGTGGATGACCGCCATGGGATTGTCTACTGCTATGTTCCCAAGGTGGCTTGCACCAACTGGAAGCGCATCATGATCGTCCTGAGCGAGAGCTTGTTGATAAACGGTGCACCCTACCAGGATCCTTTGGACATCCCTGTCGAACTCATCCACAACAGCAGCGTGCACTTTACGTTCAACAAGTTCTGGAAGCGTTATGGAAAGTTCTCCCGTCACTTAATGAAAATCAAGCTGAAAAAGTATACCAAGTTCTTGTTCATCCGCGACCCTTTTGTTCGACTCATCTCAGCCTACAGGAACAAGTTTGAGCTGGAGAACGAGGACTTCTACAGGAGATTCGCTGTCGTCATGCTGAAGAGATACGGCAACTACTCTGACCCACCAGCATCCGTGGTGGACGCTTTTGCGGCCGGAATTCGACCAACGTTTTCAAACTTTATTCAGTACTTGTTGGATCCGAACACTGAGAAAGAAATGCCTTTTAACGAGCACTGGAGACAGATGCACCGTCTGTGCCACCCTTGCCAGATCAATTATGACTTTGTGGGAAAGCTGGAGACTCTGGATGAGGACGCTGAGCATTTGTTGAGGATCCTGCGTGTGGACAATATTGTTGAGTTTCCACCGAGTCACCATAACAGGACAGTCAGCAGCTGGGAGCAGGATTGGTTTGCCAGTATTCCCTTCGAATCACGAAAACAGCTGTACCAGCTGTATGAGCCGGACTTCAGACTCTTTGGGTATCCTAAACCGGAGAAGCTGTTACATgagtaa
- the eif3ba gene encoding eukaryotic translation initiation factor 3, subunit Ba, with the protein MRGTEDMEAEVEFDDGEEPSFSDPEDFVDDISDQELLEDILREKPQEADGIDSVIVIDNVPQVGPDRLEKLKNVIHKIFSKFGKITNEYYPEADGKTKGYIFLEYSVPSHAHEAVKNADGYKLDKQHTFRVNLFTDFDKYMTISDEWEPPEKQPFKDFGNLRHWMEDSDCRDQYSVIYDSGEKTGIFSNDVKEPIEVEERARWTETYVRWSPKGTYLATFHQRGIALWGGEKFKQIQRFSHQGVQLIDFSPCERYVVTFSPLMDTKDDPQAIIIWDVLTGQKKRGFHCESSAHWPIFKWSPDGKFFARMTQDTLSIYETPSMGLLDKKSLKINGIKDFSWSPGDNIIAFWVPEDKDIPARVTLMQLPSRNEIRVRNLFNVVDCKLHWQKNGDYLCVKVDRTPKGTQGIVTNFEIFRMREKQVPVDVVEMKEGIIAFAWEPNGSRFAVLHGESPRINASFYHVKSNGKIDLIKMFDKQQANSIFWSPQGQFLVLAGLRSMNGALAFVDTSDCTLMNIAEHYMASDVEWDPTGRFVVTSVSWWSHKVDNAYWLWTFQGRLLQKNNKDRFCQLLWRPRPHSLLSQEQIKVIKKDLKKYSKIFEQKDRLSQSKASKELVDKRRSMMEEYRKFREAATKMYQEQKPLRLELRGGVDTDELDSNVDDWEEETIEFFINEEIIPIGDL; encoded by the exons ATGAGAGGTACGGAGGACATGGAGGCTGAAGTGGAGTTTGATGACGGCGAGGAGCCCTCATTCAGCGATCCCGAGGATTTCGTGGATGACATCAGTGATCAGG AGCTACTGGAAGATATTCTCAGGGAGAAACCTCAAGAAGCTGATGGCATTGACTCCGTCATTGTCATTGACAATGTTCCTCAAGTTGGACCGGATCGTCTAGAGAAACTCAAGAATGTCATTCACAAGATCTTCTCCAAGTTTGGCAAAATCACCAATGAATATTACCCAGAAGCAGATGGCAAGACTAAAGG GTACATCTTTCTGGAGTACTCTGTTCCAAGTCATGCACACGAAGCTGTGAAGAACGCTGATGGCTACAAGTTGGACAAACAGCATACATTTCGAGTCAACTTATTTACCGATTTTGACAA GTACATGACGATCAGTGATGAATGGGAACCTCCTGAGAAGCAGCCCTTCAAAGACTTT GGAAATTTGCGTCACTGGATGGAGGATTCCGACTGTCGTGATCAGTACAGTGTGATCTATGATTCTGGTGAGAAGACTGGCATTTTCTCCAACGATGTCAAGGAACCTATTGAAGTGGAGGAGAGAGCT CGGTGGACGGAAACATATGTGCGCTGGTCTCCTAAAGGCACTTACCTTGCCACGTTTCATCAGAGAGGTATTGCCTTGTGGGGTGGTGAGAAGTTCAAACAGATTCAGAGGTTCAGCCACCAGGGAGTCCAGCTAATAGACTTTTCCCCTTGTGAGAG GTATGTGGTTACATTCAGTCCCCTTATGGACACGAAAGATGACCCACAAGCCATCATCATCTGGGATGTTCTGACCGGCCAGAAAAAGAGAGGTTTCCATTGTGAGAGCTCTGCTCATTGGCCAATCTTCAA gtgGAGTCCAGATGGCAAGTTCTTTGCAAGAATGACTCAGGATACTCTAAGCATTTATGAAACACCT TCAATGGGACTGCTGGATAAGAAGAGTCTGAAGATAAATGGGATAAA AGATTTCTCCTGGTCCCCTGGTGACAACATTATTGCGTTCTGGGTTCCCGAGGACAAAGATATCCCAGCGAGGGTGACCCTCATGCAGCTTCCATCCAGGAATGAGATCCGAGTACGAAACCTGTTTAACGTGGTGGACTGCAAGCTTCACTGGCAGAAAAATGGGGACTATCTGTGTGTAAAGGTGGACAGAACTCCTAAAGGAACACAG GGAATTGTCACAAACTTTGAGATCTTCAGGATGCGTGAGAAGCAGGTTCCTGTAGATGTGGTGGAGATGAAGG AGGGCATCATTGCCTTTGCCTGGGAACCTAATGGCAGCAGGTTTGCAGTGCTACATGGTGAATCCCCCAGGATCAACGCATCGTTTTACCACGTCAAGAGCAATGGCAAAATCGACTTGATTA AAATGTTTGACAAGCAGCAGGCCAACAGCATTTTCTGGAGCCCCCAGGGTCAGTTCTTGGTCTTGGCTGGATTGAGGAG CATGAATGGCGCCCTGGCATTCGTAGACACATCAGACTGCACCTTGATGAACATTGCTGAGCATTACATGGCCTCTGATGTAGAATGGGACCCAACTGGCAGATTTGTGGTGACCTCTGTATCCTGGTGGAGTCACAAG GTAGATAATGCCTACTGGCTATGGACATTTCAAGGACGCTTGCTACAGAAGAACAACAAAGACCGTTTCTGCCAGCTGCTCTGGAGGCCTCGTCCACACTCTCTGCTCTCACAGGAGCAGATCAAG GTCATTAAGAAGGATCTGAAGAAATACTCCAAGATCTTTGAGCAGAAAGATCGTCTCAGCCAGTCCAAGGCATCAAAG GAACTGGTCGACAAGAGGCGTTCAATGATGGAGGAGTATCGTAAGTTCCGTGAAGCTGCAACGAAGATGTATCAGGAGCAGAAACCTCTCCGCCTTGAGCTCAGAGGAG GCGTAGACACTGATGAACTGGACAGCAATGTTGATGACTGGGAAGAGGAGACCATTGAGTTTTTCATCAATGAAGAAATCATTCCAATCGGAGATCTGTAG